One region of Bacillus zhangzhouensis genomic DNA includes:
- a CDS encoding GntP family permease, with protein sequence MSGDVTVSTLGAMAALLIAIVLILKKVSPAYGMLAGAFVGGLVGGVDIVQTVNIMMEGAKDMIPAVLRMMAAGVLAGVLIESGAALSIAEAIVRRLGEARALLALTLATMILTTVGVFVDVAVITVAPIALVIAKRAKLSKTGILLAMIGGGKAGNIMSPNPNAIAASDAFGVPLTSIMVAGVIPAVFGVAVTYVLAKKLANKGTPVLEEETGQSTVQIPAFFQALAGPLVTILLLALRPLFQINIDPMIALPIGGIVGALFMKKGKFLNDYAMAGLHKMSGVAIMLLGTGTLAGIVSNSSLKDVFIQVLDASGLPPYLLAPTSGIFMSAATASTTAGTAVASGVFSGTLIGLGVSALSGAAMIHAGATVLDHMPHGSFFHATAGSVQLDIKERLKLMPFESLIGLTLTVVSTIIFGVFQLFG encoded by the coding sequence ATGAGTGGAGATGTGACGGTAAGTACTCTGGGAGCTATGGCGGCGCTTTTGATCGCAATTGTTCTCATTCTAAAAAAAGTATCACCTGCTTATGGCATGCTGGCAGGTGCATTTGTAGGCGGCTTGGTCGGCGGTGTAGATATTGTTCAGACTGTCAACATCATGATGGAAGGTGCTAAGGACATGATACCGGCTGTCCTTAGAATGATGGCCGCAGGTGTACTGGCTGGTGTTCTCATTGAGTCGGGTGCAGCGTTATCTATCGCTGAGGCCATTGTAAGAAGGCTTGGTGAGGCGAGGGCACTATTAGCACTCACGCTTGCAACGATGATTTTAACAACAGTGGGTGTTTTTGTTGATGTTGCGGTTATCACGGTAGCACCAATCGCACTTGTCATTGCCAAACGCGCAAAGCTCTCAAAAACGGGAATTCTCCTTGCTATGATTGGAGGCGGGAAGGCAGGAAATATCATGTCACCGAATCCGAATGCCATTGCCGCTTCAGACGCTTTTGGTGTACCTCTGACTTCAATAATGGTTGCAGGTGTCATACCGGCTGTGTTCGGGGTGGCGGTTACATATGTATTAGCTAAAAAGCTTGCAAACAAAGGGACACCTGTTCTTGAAGAGGAAACTGGGCAAAGTACAGTTCAAATACCTGCTTTTTTTCAAGCACTGGCTGGTCCGCTGGTGACCATTTTATTGTTGGCTTTAAGACCGCTTTTTCAAATCAATATAGATCCAATGATCGCTTTACCGATTGGAGGGATTGTAGGTGCTCTTTTCATGAAAAAAGGGAAATTTCTCAATGATTATGCGATGGCGGGGCTTCATAAAATGTCAGGTGTAGCGATCATGTTATTAGGGACAGGTACACTAGCTGGAATCGTATCGAATTCTTCCTTAAAAGATGTGTTTATTCAGGTACTTGATGCATCGGGTTTACCTCCATATTTACTTGCACCAACTTCAGGGATATTTATGTCAGCCGCTACTGCTTCGACAACAGCAGGAACGGCGGTAGCGAGTGGTGTGTTTAGCGGAACACTGATTGGGCTTGGTGTGTCTGCTCTTTCAGGGGCAGCCATGATTCATGCTGGCGCAACAGTGCTTGACCATATGCCGCACGGGAGCTTTTTCCATGCAACAGCAGGAAGTGTTCAATTGGATATTAAAGAGCGTTTGAAGCTCATGCCTTTTGAATCGTTAATCGGTTTGACATTAACAGTTGTATCGACCATTATTTTTGGCGTTTTCCAGCTATTTGGCTGA
- a CDS encoding ABC transporter ATP-binding protein produces the protein MTNVLELHNVSRHIRGKKIVQDLSFSVQAGEVFGFLGPNGAGKTTTIRMMVGLSPITSGDILINGHSIQTSYQHAIQDVGAIIENPEMYNHLTARQNLIHFARMNGKVDEGRIDELLELVSLQHVKHKRVRTFSLGMKQRLGIAQALIHRPKLLILDEPTNGLDPEGIRMIRDYLRRLAMEEGLAVIVSSHLMSEMELMCDRFAIIQTGKLVAIEDQRAESKQDDLVNYRMKVAAGELEEAQKLIDAFEEGVMVREEEQYLFFSMPEQKMPALIRHLSSASIHLYEIKIEKQTLEDKFLRLTGKKEADV, from the coding sequence GTGACGAACGTTTTAGAACTGCATAATGTATCTAGGCATATTCGCGGGAAAAAGATTGTTCAAGACTTGAGCTTTTCTGTCCAAGCAGGCGAAGTCTTTGGTTTCTTAGGACCAAATGGTGCAGGAAAAACAACAACCATTCGTATGATGGTCGGTCTTTCTCCCATTACATCTGGTGACATTCTGATTAATGGTCATAGTATTCAAACCTCCTATCAGCATGCCATCCAAGATGTCGGTGCCATTATTGAAAACCCAGAAATGTATAATCACTTAACAGCAAGGCAAAATCTTATTCACTTTGCCAGAATGAATGGGAAAGTGGATGAAGGGCGGATTGATGAGCTGTTAGAGCTAGTCAGCTTACAGCATGTGAAACATAAACGTGTGCGTACATTTTCATTAGGAATGAAACAGCGATTGGGCATTGCGCAGGCACTCATACATAGGCCGAAGCTGCTGATCTTAGATGAGCCGACCAATGGACTTGATCCTGAGGGGATTCGAATGATACGAGATTACTTGAGAAGGCTTGCGATGGAAGAAGGGCTGGCTGTTATTGTTTCAAGTCACCTCATGTCAGAGATGGAATTGATGTGTGATCGCTTTGCGATTATCCAAACAGGAAAGCTGGTTGCAATTGAGGATCAGCGTGCTGAATCGAAGCAGGATGATTTGGTTAATTATCGAATGAAGGTAGCAGCCGGGGAACTTGAAGAAGCACAGAAGCTCATTGATGCATTTGAGGAAGGTGTCATGGTAAGAGAAGAGGAGCAGTACTTATTCTTCTCTATGCCAGAACAAAAAATGCCAGCATTAATTCGTCATTTGAGCAGCGCGTCTATTCATTTGTACGAAATTAAAATTGAAAAACAAACCTTAGAAGATAAGTTCTTACGCTTAACAGGTAAAAAGGAGGCAGACGTATGA
- a CDS encoding zinc ribbon domain-containing protein YjdM, with amino-acid sequence MSNLPNCPSCSSPYTYEDGSLLVCPECAHEWSLEQEQAAEEQLVVKDANGNLLSDGDTVSVIKDLKVKGSSSVLKIGTKVKGIRLVEGDHNIDCKIPSFGAMKLKSEFVKKI; translated from the coding sequence ATGTCTAATCTACCGAATTGTCCTTCGTGCAGCTCACCCTATACTTACGAGGACGGCAGTCTGCTGGTTTGTCCTGAATGTGCGCATGAATGGTCACTTGAACAAGAGCAAGCGGCAGAGGAACAGCTTGTTGTCAAAGATGCGAATGGAAACCTGTTAAGTGATGGGGACACGGTTTCTGTCATTAAAGACCTAAAAGTAAAAGGTTCATCATCCGTTTTGAAAATAGGAACGAAGGTCAAAGGCATTCGTTTAGTTGAAGGTGATCATAACATTGATTGTAAAATTCCTAGCTTTGGCGCAATGAAATTAAAATCAGAGTTTGTGAAAAAGATATAA
- a CDS encoding glycerate kinase yields MKIVIAPDSFKESLSAYETACAIERGFRSILPNAEYIKLPMADGGEGTVQSLVDATGGYIVNQVVTGPLGEPVDAFFGMLGDGQTAVIEMAAASGLHLVPREERNPLWTTSRGTGELILAALDKGAKHVMIGLGGSATNDGGVGMMQGLGAAFLDETGHALASGGGALHQLVSIDLSGLDPRLQSVRLEAACDVDNPLTGERGASVVFGPQKGADEEMVQVLDKNLAHFARVAEKQFNVSFGDAAGAGAAGGLGASLLGFLQADLQRGIDIVLKTVHFDDVIKEADLVITGEGRIDRQTIYGKTPIGVAKAAKQYNLPVIGIAGSLSKDSAVVYDHGIDALFSIVPGITSLSEAIRDADIHVERTARNIAAALEIGRKK; encoded by the coding sequence ATGAAAATTGTGATCGCACCAGATTCATTTAAAGAAAGTTTATCTGCTTATGAGACAGCATGTGCCATAGAACGAGGATTTCGTTCTATTTTGCCAAACGCAGAATATATCAAACTGCCAATGGCAGATGGAGGAGAGGGGACCGTTCAATCATTGGTTGATGCGACGGGAGGGTACATTGTTAATCAAGTGGTCACGGGTCCGCTTGGTGAACCTGTGGATGCTTTTTTTGGCATGTTAGGAGACGGTCAGACTGCTGTTATAGAGATGGCTGCAGCCTCTGGGTTACACCTTGTTCCGCGAGAAGAACGTAATCCGTTATGGACGACATCAAGAGGAACTGGAGAATTAATACTTGCAGCGCTCGATAAAGGAGCGAAGCACGTGATGATTGGGCTTGGCGGAAGTGCGACAAATGATGGCGGCGTTGGGATGATGCAAGGATTAGGTGCTGCTTTCCTTGATGAAACAGGACATGCCCTTGCGTCAGGCGGCGGGGCACTTCATCAATTAGTTTCAATTGATTTATCTGGACTCGATCCAAGACTGCAATCCGTCCGGCTGGAGGCCGCTTGTGATGTAGATAATCCTTTAACGGGTGAGAGAGGGGCATCTGTTGTTTTCGGCCCTCAAAAGGGTGCCGATGAAGAAATGGTTCAAGTGTTAGACAAGAACCTAGCTCATTTTGCAAGAGTAGCTGAAAAACAGTTTAATGTATCCTTTGGAGATGCAGCAGGGGCAGGAGCGGCAGGAGGGCTTGGCGCGAGTTTATTAGGCTTTTTACAAGCCGATTTGCAAAGAGGAATCGATATTGTGCTGAAGACTGTTCATTTTGATGATGTTATCAAGGAGGCAGATCTTGTCATTACGGGAGAAGGCCGAATTGACCGGCAGACCATATATGGAAAAACGCCAATTGGCGTAGCCAAAGCAGCGAAGCAGTATAATTTGCCTGTGATTGGCATTGCAGGCTCTCTTTCAAAAGATAGTGCAGTCGTATACGATCATGGAATTGATGCACTGTTTAGTATCGTTCCAGGAATTACCTCTCTTTCAGAGGCGATACGAGATGCGGATATCCATGTAGAAAGAACAGCTCGCAATATCGCGGCTGCGTTAGAAATTGGAAGGAAGAAGTAA